In the Burkholderia cenocepacia genome, one interval contains:
- a CDS encoding DUF1326 domain-containing protein, whose protein sequence is MTPWEIQGTEMISCNCSYGCPCQFNALPTNGNCEAMGAISIDSGHYGDVVLDGVRIAVVFQWPGAVHEGKGKCQPIVDERASPAQRDAVLKIMTGQDTDPFATMFSVYASTLEHAFDPIFTKIDFDVDVDARRGRIHVDGVFDATGEPIRNPVTGAEHRVRIDLPHGFEYELAEIGSGTGRSQGNIALNLDGTYAQFARLHLNNHGLIRHRAAA, encoded by the coding sequence ATGACGCCGTGGGAAATTCAGGGAACCGAAATGATCAGTTGCAATTGCTCATACGGTTGCCCTTGTCAGTTCAATGCGCTGCCGACCAACGGCAACTGCGAAGCGATGGGGGCGATTTCGATCGACAGCGGCCACTACGGCGACGTGGTGCTCGACGGCGTCAGGATCGCGGTGGTGTTCCAGTGGCCGGGCGCCGTGCACGAAGGCAAGGGAAAGTGCCAGCCGATCGTCGACGAGCGTGCCAGTCCGGCGCAGCGCGATGCCGTGCTGAAGATCATGACCGGTCAGGACACCGATCCATTCGCGACGATGTTCTCGGTGTATGCGTCGACGCTCGAGCACGCGTTCGATCCAATCTTCACGAAGATCGATTTCGACGTCGATGTCGATGCGCGGCGCGGCCGGATTCACGTCGACGGGGTGTTCGATGCGACCGGCGAACCCATCCGCAATCCGGTGACGGGGGCCGAGCATCGCGTGCGGATCGACCTGCCGCACGGGTTCGAATACGAGCTGGCCGAGATCGGTTCGGGCACGGGGCGCTCGCAGGGCAACATCGCGCTGAATCTCGACGGAACCTATGCGCAATTCGCGCGGCTGCATCTGAACAATCACGGGCTGATCCGGCATCGCGCCGCGGCATGA